One Neomonachus schauinslandi chromosome 9, ASM220157v2, whole genome shotgun sequence DNA segment encodes these proteins:
- the ZNF106 gene encoding zinc finger protein 106 isoform X8 — MDEHMRSMLHHRELENLKGRFGIEMVPLVQNEQEVLDLDGEPDLSNLEGFQWEGISISSSPGLARKRSLSESSVIMDRAPSVYSFFSEEGTGKENEPQQIFSPSNSLRAAQSQTTTLGLKQEVAPLAASLRTGERAENVASQRRHSAQLSADRTMPLMHLAKDLNNQESSTPSSENQNTQESNGEGNSLSSNTSPALGISSLADAATDSSCTSGAEQNDSQSVRKKRRATGDGSSPELPSLERKNKRRKIKGKKERSQVDQLLNISLREEELSKSLQCMDNNLLQARAALQTAYVEVQRLLMLKQQITMEMSALRTHRIQILQGLQETYEPSERPDQVPYSLPRERRNSRSQTSADATLLPTPFFPVVLEPPSSHMSPSSTGVPLQVTTSPTFQAHGSVPAPDSSIQIKQEPMSPEHDESVTAVSQGSAGNVSKELLQANKTPLERDPHSPVDQPEQQAESTLTSAETRGNKKKKKLRKKKTLRAAHVPENSDTEQDVFTAKPVRKVKTGKSTKGGKVTTSTWEDSRTGPEQESVRDEPDSDSSLEVLEIPNPQLEVVAIDSSESGEEKPDSPSKKDIWNSTEQNSLETSRSGCDEVSSTSEIGTRYKDGIPVSVAETQTVISSIKGSKNSSEISSEPGDDDEPTEGSFEGHQAAVNAIQIFGNLLYTCSADKTVRAYNLVTRECVEQLQLEDRVLCLHSRWRILYAGLANGTVVTFNIKNNKRLEIFECHGPRAVSCLATAQEGARKLLVVGSYDCTISVRDARNGLLLRTLEGHSKTILCMKVVNDLVFSGSSDQSVHAHNIHTGELVRIYKGHNHAVTVVNILGKVMVTACLDKFVRVYELQSHDRLQVYGGHKDMIMCMTIHRSMIYTGCYDGSIQAVRLNLMQNYRCWWHGCALIFGVVDHLKQHLLTDHTNPNFQTLKCRWKNCDAFFTARKGSKQDAAGHIERHAEDDSKIDS; from the exons ATGGACGAACACATGCGGAGCATGTTGCATCACAGGGAACTTGAGAACCTGAAGGGCAG gtttGGCATAGAAATGGTGCCTTTGGTTCAAAATGAACAAGAGGTCTTGGATTTGGATGGGGAGCCTGATCTGTCCAATCTAGAAGGATTCCAGTGGGAgggtatttccatttcttcatctcctGGGTTGGCAAGGAAGCGAAGCCTTTCTGAGAGCAGTGTGATCATGGACAGGGCTCCTTCTGTGTATAGCTTCTTCAGTGAGGAAGGTACAGGCAAAGAAAATGAGCCCCAGCAGATTTTTTCACCTAGTAACTCATTGAGGGCTGCACAGAGTCAGACAACGACCCTGGGCCTTAAGCAGGAAGTGGCACCTCTGGCTGCCTCCCTAAGAACAGGTGAAAGGGCTGAAAATGTTGCTAGTCAAAGGCGACACAGTGCACAGTTGTCCGCTGACCGAACGATGCCTTTGATGCACTTGGCCAAAGACCTGAACAACCAGGAGAGTTCTACGCCATCTTCAGAGAACCAGAATACGCAGGAAAGTAATGGCGAAGGAAACTCTTTATCATCAAATACATCCCCAGCCCTCGGAATCTCCAGTCTGGCAGACGCAGCCACAGACAGTAGCTGCACCTCTGGTGCCGAACAAAACGACAGCCAGAGTGTCCGGAAGAAACGCAGAGCCACTGGG gaTGGATCTTCTCCCGAACTCCCAAGTcttgagagaaaaaacaaaagaaggaaaattaaaggaaagaaag AACGTTCTCAGGTTGACCAGCTGCTGAATATTTCTTTAAGGGAGGAAGAACTGAGCAAATCATTGCAGTGCATGGATAACAACCTTCTGCAAGCCCGTGCAGCCCTGCAGACAGCATATGTTGAAGTTCAGAGGCTTCTTATGCTGAAGCAGCAG ataaCTATGGAGATGAGTGCACTGAGGACCCACAGAATACAGATTCTACAGGGATTACAAG AAACATATGAACCTTCTGAGCGCCCAGACCAGGTTCCTTATAGCCTTCCACGAGAGCGAAGGAACAGTAGATCTCAGACATCTGCTGATGCCACCCTGCTGCCTACTCCCTTTTTCCCAGTTGTTCTGGAGCCTCCATCTTCCCACATGTCTCCATCATCCACTGGAGTCCCTCTCCAAGTAACCACGTCTCCTACTTTCCAAGCTCACGGCAGTGTTCCTGCTCCAGACTCTTCAATTCAGATTAAACAAGAACCCATGTCTCCTGAACACGACGAGAGTGTGACTGCTGTGTCACAAGGCTCTGCTGGCAATGTGTCCAAGGAATTACTGCAAGCTAATA AAACCCCCTTAGAGAGGGACCCCCACTCTCCAGTGGACCAGcctgagcagcaggcagagtcTACCCTGACATCAGCTGAAACGCggggaaacaagaaaaagaagaaacttaggaAGAAGAAAACGCTTCGGGCTGCTCATGTTCCCGAGAACAGTGACACTGAACAGGATGTATTTACTGCTAAACCTGTAAGGAAAGTAAAGACTGGAAAGTCAACTAAAGGGGGGAAGGTAACAACCTCCACCTGGGAAGATAGCAGAACTGGCCCGGAACAAGAGAGTGTCAGAGATGAGCCAGATAGTGACTCGTCTCTGGAAGTCCTAGAGATCCCTAACCCTCAGTTGGAAGTGGTGGCCATTGATTCTTCTGAATCTGGAGAGGAGAAACCAGACAGTCCATCTAAAAAGGATATTTGGAACTCCACAGAGCAAAACTCATTAGAAACTTCTCGTTCTGGTTGTGATGAAGTTAGCTCTACCAGTGAGATTGGCACTCGTTATAAAGATGGTATCCCTGTAAG tGTGGCAGAAACTCAGACTGTGATCTCCTCCATAAAAGGCTCAAAGAACTCTTCAG AAATATCTTCCGAGCCAGGAGATGATGATGAGCCCACAGAAGGGAGCTTTGAGGGGCACCAAGCCGCAGTGAATGCAATTCAGATATTTGGGAACTTACTGTACACCTGTTCAGCAGATAAAACTGTCCGAGCTTATAATCTGGTG ACGCGAGAGTGTGTGGAGCAGTTACAGCTGGAAGATCGGGTTCTCTGCCTCCATAGTCGATGGCGAATCCTCTATGCTGGACTGGCAAATGGCACTGTGGTCACCTTCAACATAAAG AACAATAAACGACTTGAAATCTTTGAATGCCATGGCCCTCGGGCTGTCAGCTGTCTTGCCACAGCACAGGAAGGTGCCCGAAAGCTGCTTGTTGTTGGGTCTTATGACTGTACCATTAGTGTTCGTGATGCACGGAATGGACTCCTCCTCAGAACTCTGGAGGGCCACAGCAAAACCATTCTTTGCATGAAG GTGGTGAATGACCTTGTGTTCAGTGGCTCCAGCGATCAGTCAGTCCACGCCCATAACATTCAT ACTGGTGAGCTTGTGCGGATCTATAAAGGTCACAATCATGCAGTGACTGTGGTGAATATCCTAGGAAAAGTGATGGTGACCGCTTGCCTGGATAAATTTGTTCGTGTCTATGAATTACAG TCCCATGATCGACTGCAAGTTTATGGAGGACACAAAGACATGATTATGTGTATGACCATCCATAGAAGTATG ATTTATACTGGCTGTTACGATGGCAGTATTCAAGCTGTGAGGCTGAATCTGATGCAGAATTACCGTTGTTGG TGGCACGGTTGCGCTCTGATATTTGGTGTTGTAGATCATTTGAAACAACATTTGCTCACTGACCATACAAATCCAAACTTTCAAACTCTGAAATGTCGCTGGAAGAACTGTGACGCTTTCTTCACTGCTAGGAAAGGATCCAAACAG GATGCTGCGGGACACATTGAACGACATGCTGAGGATGACAGCAAAATTGATTCATGA
- the ZNF106 gene encoding zinc finger protein 106 isoform X9 → MVRERKCILCHIVYSSKKEMDEHMRSMLHHRELENLKGRFGIEMVPLVQNEQEVLDLDGEPDLSNLEGFQWEGISISSSPGLARKRSLSESSVIMDRAPSVYSFFSEEGTGKENEPQQIFSPSNSLRAAQSQTTTLGLKQEVAPLAASLRTGERAENVASQRRHSAQLSADRTMPLMHLAKDLNNQESSTPSSENQNTQESNGEGNSLSSNTSPALGISSLADAATDSSCTSGAEQNDSQSVRKKRRATGDGSSPELPSLERKNKRRKIKGKKETYEPSERPDQVPYSLPRERRNSRSQTSADATLLPTPFFPVVLEPPSSHMSPSSTGVPLQVTTSPTFQAHGSVPAPDSSIQIKQEPMSPEHDESVTAVSQGSAGNVSKELLQANKTPLERDPHSPVDQPEQQAESTLTSAETRGNKKKKKLRKKKTLRAAHVPENSDTEQDVFTAKPVRKVKTGKSTKGGKVTTSTWEDSRTGPEQESVRDEPDSDSSLEVLEIPNPQLEVVAIDSSESGEEKPDSPSKKDIWNSTEQNSLETSRSGCDEVSSTSEIGTRYKDGIPVSVAETQTVISSIKGSKNSSEISSEPGDDDEPTEGSFEGHQAAVNAIQIFGNLLYTCSADKTVRAYNLVSRQCIGVFEGHTSKVNCLLVTQTSGKNAALYTGSSDHTIRCYNVKTRECVEQLQLEDRVLCLHSRWRILYAGLANGTVVTFNIKNNKRLEIFECHGPRAVSCLATAQEGARKLLVVGSYDCTISVRDARNGLLLRTLEGHSKTILCMKVVNDLVFSGSSDQSVHAHNIHTGELVRIYKGHNHAVTVVNILGKVMVTACLDKFVRVYELQSHDRLQVYGGHKDMIMCMTIHRSMIYTGCYDGSIQAVRLNLMQNYRCWWHGCALIFGVVDHLKQHLLTDHTNPNFQTLKCRWKNCDAFFTARKGSKQDAAGHIERHAEDDSKIDS, encoded by the exons gaGATGGACGAACACATGCGGAGCATGTTGCATCACAGGGAACTTGAGAACCTGAAGGGCAG gtttGGCATAGAAATGGTGCCTTTGGTTCAAAATGAACAAGAGGTCTTGGATTTGGATGGGGAGCCTGATCTGTCCAATCTAGAAGGATTCCAGTGGGAgggtatttccatttcttcatctcctGGGTTGGCAAGGAAGCGAAGCCTTTCTGAGAGCAGTGTGATCATGGACAGGGCTCCTTCTGTGTATAGCTTCTTCAGTGAGGAAGGTACAGGCAAAGAAAATGAGCCCCAGCAGATTTTTTCACCTAGTAACTCATTGAGGGCTGCACAGAGTCAGACAACGACCCTGGGCCTTAAGCAGGAAGTGGCACCTCTGGCTGCCTCCCTAAGAACAGGTGAAAGGGCTGAAAATGTTGCTAGTCAAAGGCGACACAGTGCACAGTTGTCCGCTGACCGAACGATGCCTTTGATGCACTTGGCCAAAGACCTGAACAACCAGGAGAGTTCTACGCCATCTTCAGAGAACCAGAATACGCAGGAAAGTAATGGCGAAGGAAACTCTTTATCATCAAATACATCCCCAGCCCTCGGAATCTCCAGTCTGGCAGACGCAGCCACAGACAGTAGCTGCACCTCTGGTGCCGAACAAAACGACAGCCAGAGTGTCCGGAAGAAACGCAGAGCCACTGGG gaTGGATCTTCTCCCGAACTCCCAAGTcttgagagaaaaaacaaaagaaggaaaattaaaggaaagaaag AAACATATGAACCTTCTGAGCGCCCAGACCAGGTTCCTTATAGCCTTCCACGAGAGCGAAGGAACAGTAGATCTCAGACATCTGCTGATGCCACCCTGCTGCCTACTCCCTTTTTCCCAGTTGTTCTGGAGCCTCCATCTTCCCACATGTCTCCATCATCCACTGGAGTCCCTCTCCAAGTAACCACGTCTCCTACTTTCCAAGCTCACGGCAGTGTTCCTGCTCCAGACTCTTCAATTCAGATTAAACAAGAACCCATGTCTCCTGAACACGACGAGAGTGTGACTGCTGTGTCACAAGGCTCTGCTGGCAATGTGTCCAAGGAATTACTGCAAGCTAATA AAACCCCCTTAGAGAGGGACCCCCACTCTCCAGTGGACCAGcctgagcagcaggcagagtcTACCCTGACATCAGCTGAAACGCggggaaacaagaaaaagaagaaacttaggaAGAAGAAAACGCTTCGGGCTGCTCATGTTCCCGAGAACAGTGACACTGAACAGGATGTATTTACTGCTAAACCTGTAAGGAAAGTAAAGACTGGAAAGTCAACTAAAGGGGGGAAGGTAACAACCTCCACCTGGGAAGATAGCAGAACTGGCCCGGAACAAGAGAGTGTCAGAGATGAGCCAGATAGTGACTCGTCTCTGGAAGTCCTAGAGATCCCTAACCCTCAGTTGGAAGTGGTGGCCATTGATTCTTCTGAATCTGGAGAGGAGAAACCAGACAGTCCATCTAAAAAGGATATTTGGAACTCCACAGAGCAAAACTCATTAGAAACTTCTCGTTCTGGTTGTGATGAAGTTAGCTCTACCAGTGAGATTGGCACTCGTTATAAAGATGGTATCCCTGTAAG tGTGGCAGAAACTCAGACTGTGATCTCCTCCATAAAAGGCTCAAAGAACTCTTCAG AAATATCTTCCGAGCCAGGAGATGATGATGAGCCCACAGAAGGGAGCTTTGAGGGGCACCAAGCCGCAGTGAATGCAATTCAGATATTTGGGAACTTACTGTACACCTGTTCAGCAGATAAAACTGTCCGAGCTTATAATCTGGTG AGTCGCCAGTGCATTGGTGTGTTCGAGGGGCACACCTCCAAAGTGAACTGCCTCCTGGTTACACAAACCTCTGGGAAGAATGCTGCCCTTTACACTGGTTCCAGTGACCATACCATTCGCTGCTATAATGTCAAG ACGCGAGAGTGTGTGGAGCAGTTACAGCTGGAAGATCGGGTTCTCTGCCTCCATAGTCGATGGCGAATCCTCTATGCTGGACTGGCAAATGGCACTGTGGTCACCTTCAACATAAAG AACAATAAACGACTTGAAATCTTTGAATGCCATGGCCCTCGGGCTGTCAGCTGTCTTGCCACAGCACAGGAAGGTGCCCGAAAGCTGCTTGTTGTTGGGTCTTATGACTGTACCATTAGTGTTCGTGATGCACGGAATGGACTCCTCCTCAGAACTCTGGAGGGCCACAGCAAAACCATTCTTTGCATGAAG GTGGTGAATGACCTTGTGTTCAGTGGCTCCAGCGATCAGTCAGTCCACGCCCATAACATTCAT ACTGGTGAGCTTGTGCGGATCTATAAAGGTCACAATCATGCAGTGACTGTGGTGAATATCCTAGGAAAAGTGATGGTGACCGCTTGCCTGGATAAATTTGTTCGTGTCTATGAATTACAG TCCCATGATCGACTGCAAGTTTATGGAGGACACAAAGACATGATTATGTGTATGACCATCCATAGAAGTATG ATTTATACTGGCTGTTACGATGGCAGTATTCAAGCTGTGAGGCTGAATCTGATGCAGAATTACCGTTGTTGG TGGCACGGTTGCGCTCTGATATTTGGTGTTGTAGATCATTTGAAACAACATTTGCTCACTGACCATACAAATCCAAACTTTCAAACTCTGAAATGTCGCTGGAAGAACTGTGACGCTTTCTTCACTGCTAGGAAAGGATCCAAACAG GATGCTGCGGGACACATTGAACGACATGCTGAGGATGACAGCAAAATTGATTCATGA
- the ZNF106 gene encoding zinc finger protein 106 isoform X7, with amino-acid sequence MVRERKCILCHIVYSSKKEMDEHMRSMLHHRELENLKGRFGIEMVPLVQNEQEVLDLDGEPDLSNLEGFQWEGISISSSPGLARKRSLSESSVIMDRAPSVYSFFSEEGTGKENEPQQIFSPSNSLRAAQSQTTTLGLKQEVAPLAASLRTGERAENVASQRRHSAQLSADRTMPLMHLAKDLNNQESSTPSSENQNTQESNGEGNSLSSNTSPALGISSLADAATDSSCTSGAEQNDSQSVRKKRRATGDGSSPELPSLERKNKRRKIKGKKERSQVDQLLNISLREEELSKSLQCMDNNLLQARAALQTAYVEVQRLLMLKQQITMEMSALRTHRIQILQGLQETYEPSERPDQVPYSLPRERRNSRSQTSADATLLPTPFFPVVLEPPSSHMSPSSTGVPLQVTTSPTFQAHGSVPAPDSSIQIKQEPMSPEHDESVTAVSQGSAGNVSKELLQANKTPLERDPHSPVDQPEQQAESTLTSAETRGNKKKKKLRKKKTLRAAHVPENSDTEQDVFTAKPVRKVKTGKSTKGGKVTTSTWEDSRTGPEQESVRDEPDSDSSLEVLEIPNPQLEVVAIDSSESGEEKPDSPSKKDIWNSTEQNSLETSRSGCDEVSSTSEIGTRYKDGIPVSVAETQTVISSIKGSKNSSEISSEPGDDDEPTEGSFEGHQAAVNAIQIFGNLLYTCSADKTVRAYNLVSRQCIGVFEGHTSKVNCLLVTQTSGKNAALYTGSSDHTIRCYNVKTRECVEQLQLEDRVLCLHSRWRILYAGLANGTVVTFNIKNNKRLEIFECHGPRAVSCLATAQEGARKLLVVGSYDCTISVRDARNGLLLRTLEGHSKTILCMKVVNDLVFSGSSDQSVHAHNIHTGELVRIYKGHNHAVTVVNILGKVMVTACLDKFVRVYELQSHDRLQVYGGHKDMIMCMTIHRSMIYTGCYDGSIQAVRLNLMQNYRCWWHGCALIFGVVDHLKQHLLTDHTNPNFQTLKCRWKNCDAFFTARKGSKQDAAGHIERHAEDDSKIDS; translated from the exons gaGATGGACGAACACATGCGGAGCATGTTGCATCACAGGGAACTTGAGAACCTGAAGGGCAG gtttGGCATAGAAATGGTGCCTTTGGTTCAAAATGAACAAGAGGTCTTGGATTTGGATGGGGAGCCTGATCTGTCCAATCTAGAAGGATTCCAGTGGGAgggtatttccatttcttcatctcctGGGTTGGCAAGGAAGCGAAGCCTTTCTGAGAGCAGTGTGATCATGGACAGGGCTCCTTCTGTGTATAGCTTCTTCAGTGAGGAAGGTACAGGCAAAGAAAATGAGCCCCAGCAGATTTTTTCACCTAGTAACTCATTGAGGGCTGCACAGAGTCAGACAACGACCCTGGGCCTTAAGCAGGAAGTGGCACCTCTGGCTGCCTCCCTAAGAACAGGTGAAAGGGCTGAAAATGTTGCTAGTCAAAGGCGACACAGTGCACAGTTGTCCGCTGACCGAACGATGCCTTTGATGCACTTGGCCAAAGACCTGAACAACCAGGAGAGTTCTACGCCATCTTCAGAGAACCAGAATACGCAGGAAAGTAATGGCGAAGGAAACTCTTTATCATCAAATACATCCCCAGCCCTCGGAATCTCCAGTCTGGCAGACGCAGCCACAGACAGTAGCTGCACCTCTGGTGCCGAACAAAACGACAGCCAGAGTGTCCGGAAGAAACGCAGAGCCACTGGG gaTGGATCTTCTCCCGAACTCCCAAGTcttgagagaaaaaacaaaagaaggaaaattaaaggaaagaaag AACGTTCTCAGGTTGACCAGCTGCTGAATATTTCTTTAAGGGAGGAAGAACTGAGCAAATCATTGCAGTGCATGGATAACAACCTTCTGCAAGCCCGTGCAGCCCTGCAGACAGCATATGTTGAAGTTCAGAGGCTTCTTATGCTGAAGCAGCAG ataaCTATGGAGATGAGTGCACTGAGGACCCACAGAATACAGATTCTACAGGGATTACAAG AAACATATGAACCTTCTGAGCGCCCAGACCAGGTTCCTTATAGCCTTCCACGAGAGCGAAGGAACAGTAGATCTCAGACATCTGCTGATGCCACCCTGCTGCCTACTCCCTTTTTCCCAGTTGTTCTGGAGCCTCCATCTTCCCACATGTCTCCATCATCCACTGGAGTCCCTCTCCAAGTAACCACGTCTCCTACTTTCCAAGCTCACGGCAGTGTTCCTGCTCCAGACTCTTCAATTCAGATTAAACAAGAACCCATGTCTCCTGAACACGACGAGAGTGTGACTGCTGTGTCACAAGGCTCTGCTGGCAATGTGTCCAAGGAATTACTGCAAGCTAATA AAACCCCCTTAGAGAGGGACCCCCACTCTCCAGTGGACCAGcctgagcagcaggcagagtcTACCCTGACATCAGCTGAAACGCggggaaacaagaaaaagaagaaacttaggaAGAAGAAAACGCTTCGGGCTGCTCATGTTCCCGAGAACAGTGACACTGAACAGGATGTATTTACTGCTAAACCTGTAAGGAAAGTAAAGACTGGAAAGTCAACTAAAGGGGGGAAGGTAACAACCTCCACCTGGGAAGATAGCAGAACTGGCCCGGAACAAGAGAGTGTCAGAGATGAGCCAGATAGTGACTCGTCTCTGGAAGTCCTAGAGATCCCTAACCCTCAGTTGGAAGTGGTGGCCATTGATTCTTCTGAATCTGGAGAGGAGAAACCAGACAGTCCATCTAAAAAGGATATTTGGAACTCCACAGAGCAAAACTCATTAGAAACTTCTCGTTCTGGTTGTGATGAAGTTAGCTCTACCAGTGAGATTGGCACTCGTTATAAAGATGGTATCCCTGTAAG tGTGGCAGAAACTCAGACTGTGATCTCCTCCATAAAAGGCTCAAAGAACTCTTCAG AAATATCTTCCGAGCCAGGAGATGATGATGAGCCCACAGAAGGGAGCTTTGAGGGGCACCAAGCCGCAGTGAATGCAATTCAGATATTTGGGAACTTACTGTACACCTGTTCAGCAGATAAAACTGTCCGAGCTTATAATCTGGTG AGTCGCCAGTGCATTGGTGTGTTCGAGGGGCACACCTCCAAAGTGAACTGCCTCCTGGTTACACAAACCTCTGGGAAGAATGCTGCCCTTTACACTGGTTCCAGTGACCATACCATTCGCTGCTATAATGTCAAG ACGCGAGAGTGTGTGGAGCAGTTACAGCTGGAAGATCGGGTTCTCTGCCTCCATAGTCGATGGCGAATCCTCTATGCTGGACTGGCAAATGGCACTGTGGTCACCTTCAACATAAAG AACAATAAACGACTTGAAATCTTTGAATGCCATGGCCCTCGGGCTGTCAGCTGTCTTGCCACAGCACAGGAAGGTGCCCGAAAGCTGCTTGTTGTTGGGTCTTATGACTGTACCATTAGTGTTCGTGATGCACGGAATGGACTCCTCCTCAGAACTCTGGAGGGCCACAGCAAAACCATTCTTTGCATGAAG GTGGTGAATGACCTTGTGTTCAGTGGCTCCAGCGATCAGTCAGTCCACGCCCATAACATTCAT ACTGGTGAGCTTGTGCGGATCTATAAAGGTCACAATCATGCAGTGACTGTGGTGAATATCCTAGGAAAAGTGATGGTGACCGCTTGCCTGGATAAATTTGTTCGTGTCTATGAATTACAG TCCCATGATCGACTGCAAGTTTATGGAGGACACAAAGACATGATTATGTGTATGACCATCCATAGAAGTATG ATTTATACTGGCTGTTACGATGGCAGTATTCAAGCTGTGAGGCTGAATCTGATGCAGAATTACCGTTGTTGG TGGCACGGTTGCGCTCTGATATTTGGTGTTGTAGATCATTTGAAACAACATTTGCTCACTGACCATACAAATCCAAACTTTCAAACTCTGAAATGTCGCTGGAAGAACTGTGACGCTTTCTTCACTGCTAGGAAAGGATCCAAACAG GATGCTGCGGGACACATTGAACGACATGCTGAGGATGACAGCAAAATTGATTCATGA